A window of the Cannabis sativa cultivar Pink pepper isolate KNU-18-1 chromosome X, ASM2916894v1, whole genome shotgun sequence genome harbors these coding sequences:
- the LOC115703117 gene encoding protein IRX15-LIKE, protein MKTNANNTKLILLHPSIHAKQTPTAGSHRLWLIFFVTFFTLAFTITLFNSTIPTGAALRNHASSSSFPGLDSTAPLPRSVADALLHYAAMSNTSGFGPAMTSAEINAVATALRHCGGTPSGCNFLVFGLTHESLLWQALNHNGRTVLLDESEFLVSKFEQSHPGIEAYDVQYTTKVKDSSTLLAAAKSQVRDECRPVQNLLFSDCKLGINDLPNHIYQVPWDVILVDGPRGYFPAAPGRMSAIFTAGILARSKTDGAAKTHVFVHDFERQVEKVFSEEFLCDENLVEKIDSLGHFVLGKMQSQSSKFCANSTKSSFSKTTSLSSG, encoded by the coding sequence ATGAAGACCAATGCCAACAACACCAAGCTCATACTACTCCACCCTTCCATCCATGCCAAGCAAACCCCTACCGCCGGTTCCCACCGACTCTGGCTCATCTTCTTCGTAACCTTCTTCACTTTAGCATTCACTATAACCCTTTTCAATTCCACCATCCCCACCGGTGCTGCACTCCGCAACCACGCCTCATCTTCCTCCTTCCCCGGCCTCGATTCCACTGCCCCTCTCCCACGTTCCGTCGCCGACGCCTTACTTCACTAcgctgccatgtccaacacatCTGGCTTCGGACCAGCCATGACTTCCGCCGAGATTAACGCCGTAGCAACCGCACTACGCCACTGTGGCGGAACACCCTCCGGCTGCAACTTTCTCGTCTTCGGTCTAACCCACGAATCACTTCTCTGGCAAGCCCTGAACCACAACGGCCGTACTGTCCTCCTCGACGAGAGCGAGTTTCTAGTCTCGAAATTCGAACAGTCTCACCCGGGAATCGAAGCCTACGACGTTCAATACACCACTAAGGTCAAGGACTCGTCGACCCTACTAGCGGCGGCGAAATCTCAGGTCCGTGATGAGTGCCGCCCTGTTCAGAACCTTCTCTTCTCAGATTGTAAACTGGGTATTAACGATTTGCCCAACCACATATACCAAGTACCATGGGATGTTATTCTCGTTGATGGACCAAGAGGCTATTTCCCGGCGGCACCTGGCCGGATGTCGGCAATATTCACTGCCGGAATTCTGGCCAGGAGTAAAACAGACGGTGCAGCGAAAACCCATGTGTTTGTTCATGATTTTGAGAGACAGGTAGAAAAGGTTTTCAGTGAAGAGTTTCTCTGCGATGAGAATTTGGTTGAGAAAATCGATTCTTTGGGCCATTTCGTTTTGGGTAAAATGCAGTCTCAGAGTTCTAAGTTTTGCGCAAATTCAACCAAGTCATCGTTTTCGAAAACGACGTCGTTGTCGTCCGGCTAA